The sequence CAGCGGCAAAATCTATCTAGAAAATCAGGAATATCACCAAATTCCTGTGCTGCAGCTACGTCAGGATGTTGTGCTGTTATTGCCAGAATCAAGGCTGTTGGGAATGACGGTTGCACAGGCTTTGGCTTATCCACTGGTTTTGCGGCGTCTACCAAAGCAGACGATTGAGCAAAGAGTCAATTACTGGATGGAACAGCTAGAAATTCCTCGTGATTGGTTAGGAAGGACGGAAGCGCAATTTTCTACGGGAGAGCGACAAATAATTGCGATCGCTCGTGCTTTAGTCACCCAGCCTAATATTTTACTACTAGATGAACCAATTTCTACCCTGGATATTGGTAGAGCTTCCCGACTCATGGAAGTTTTTCACCAGCTGGCTGACACTCATCACACCACAATTGTGATGGTTAATCACCAGCTAGAACTAGCACAGATGTTTTCTACGAGACTTGTACATTTACAACAAGGCCGATTGTTGAAAAACCAAAAGGCTTCAGAGGTAAACTGGGTTAATTTGCGCGATGAGTTGATGCAAGCCCAAAAGCAAGCAGATGAAGAATGGATTTAGTCCAGATTTAAGGGTTAAAAATTTTCCCCTGTCTCCCTATTTCCATCTTTAACTAAGACCTTTGAGTACTTAAAGTTGAACGTTGATTGCTAAATCTTTCTTTAGCTAATTTTGTTGGTGAGGGTGAAAGATTGGTATTCAAAATTTCCATATTAAATCGATAACCCACGTTGCGAATAGTTTGAATTAAGCTCGGTTGTCGCGGATCAAGTTCAACTTTTTTTCGCAATGATAAAACATGAGTGTCAATGGTGCGCGGGTTATCTATCGCATCAGGCCAAGCCCTTCGCAATAGTTCTGATCTAGATAAGGGTACTCCTCCTGCTTGTGCTAAAACGTATAACAAACTAAATTCTTGGGGCGTTAAGTCGATAAACTCCCCTTGAAAGCGGACGCGACGCTGCACTAGGTCAATTTGCAGCGCGCCGTAATCGAGATAAGCTGGTGCGACAGGTGTGCGATTGCGGCGGATTAGTGCTTCCACTCGTGCAAGAAATTCTTGCATCCCAAACGGTTTGCTCAGATAGTCATCAGCCCCCGCTCTTAAACCGGCGACCACATCACCTTCGTTTGTCCGCGCAGACAGCATCAGAATTAAGGGCTGTTGCTGGCGATGTAACCAGCGACAAAACTCAATACCGTCGCCATCTGGTAAATCAGCATCCAGAACCACCAGTGTTGGTTGCTGGCTTAAAAACACTTCCCTTGCTTGATATATGCTGGCGGCTTGATGCACACGGTATTCTAATTGTTGCAAGTGCCAACCCAGCAGCGACCTCAGATGGGGATTCCCCTCAACGATTTCAATACAAACCGAACCCACGGTGGCAAGACCCCTTAGCGTCGATGACTTTCAAAGTAACAAGCCCATGCTCAAGGTTTTGTAGTCTTTGTTACTCCAATTACTATTAGCTTTACATTTCCTCATATCAAAAGTAAGAAAATGCTTAATTTCTGCTCTGCCCAAAGCTAATTAGTAATATTCTTAAATTTTTGTTAGACTTATCAAAACCAGTTCATGCTTCATCATCCTACTCTGATCGGGAGGTATGCGCTAAAAGGCTATCATCAAATAAAGCGATCGCCCACGTTAAGGTTAACATCCACATAAAAAACCGGGATGTTGATGACCAAAATCATAAGATTAGTTTACTAAATAGCCATATTCCAAACTTTCTGGAATAGGATCAAAAGGCTCTGTAGCTGCTGGGGGAGTGTTACTCTGAGTAAAAAATTTAGTTTTGAATTAATGCTGAGGGGAAAATAACACTTCACTTTTCAGCGTGAATCATCTACAATTCTCATTCCAAAGAGATTAAAACAGCAGTTATGCTCCAAGACACACAAACCATCCGCTATTACCAAAGAATTACCGACGCCTTCGTCGAGCTATGGAATCGCGGTTATCGTACGGATGATATGCGGATGTATTTGGATGGGTATCTAGCCGCGCTGCGACATGGGAACGCTATCGAGCCTTACCTGATTCATCGCCTAGAAGAAGAAGCTAGCCGCTTCTTATACGATGGGTCTAATTTTGCTATGGCTCAACCACAGCCAGAACCGCAACACGATTACTACTAACTCTTTCTTCCAGCAATTGGTAGCAAACGCTGATCAACGCAGACTATTATAGCATACTATCTGCATTGATCAATAGGTTAAGTGGTGTGAAATTTAGGAGATTTTTTTTAAAAAAGAACATCCCTTCAGCCCAGCGTAAATTTAGCAAGTCCGGCTGAGGGGATTTTTAACTGGGGAATTGGGCAAGAGTCGTTGCCAAGTTAATTTTTGTGTCGATGGATCGTGGTGCCAGCGTAGTAAATTGGCTGGTTGATGGGGCGAAATTGTGGGGTAGGCGATCGCTTTTCTGGGTGCGTCTGTCGCTAGGGCGATCGCTGTCTCTACCTCACAAATTCCCCACTTGACTAAATTTTGCACTCCCACGAGTAAAGGTAAAGTCGTTCCTGATAAAGTGCCATCAAGTAATCGAGCAGTGCCATTTGTAATGGCAATTTGCCGACTATCCCAAGGATAAATGCCATCAGTTAGACCCAAAGGTGCGAGGGCGTCGCTGACGAGAAACAGCCCTTGTTCTCCATGGCTAGCGTTGAGTAAGATTTGCAGCATGGTAGGGGAAACATGCTCACCATCGGCAATAAAACCACACATGACATGAGGATTGGTGATTGCTGCTCCTAATAATCCCGGTTCGCGGTGGTGTAATGATGGCATA is a genomic window of Fortiea contorta PCC 7126 containing:
- a CDS encoding DUF6761 family protein, giving the protein MLQDTQTIRYYQRITDAFVELWNRGYRTDDMRMYLDGYLAALRHGNAIEPYLIHRLEEEASRFLYDGSNFAMAQPQPEPQHDYY
- a CDS encoding ABC transporter ATP-binding protein, with translation MNHVIPKTKLRLEQVSLFTQLKTQLALNQQGYPILQDISFEVCQGDRLSIVGPSGAGKTALLRLINRLGEPSSGKIYLENQEYHQIPVLQLRQDVVLLLPESRLLGMTVAQALAYPLVLRRLPKQTIEQRVNYWMEQLEIPRDWLGRTEAQFSTGERQIIAIARALVTQPNILLLDEPISTLDIGRASRLMEVFHQLADTHHTTIVMVNHQLELAQMFSTRLVHLQQGRLLKNQKASEVNWVNLRDELMQAQKQADEEWI
- a CDS encoding response regulator transcription factor, with amino-acid sequence MGSVCIEIVEGNPHLRSLLGWHLQQLEYRVHQAASIYQAREVFLSQQPTLVVLDADLPDGDGIEFCRWLHRQQQPLILMLSARTNEGDVVAGLRAGADDYLSKPFGMQEFLARVEALIRRNRTPVAPAYLDYGALQIDLVQRRVRFQGEFIDLTPQEFSLLYVLAQAGGVPLSRSELLRRAWPDAIDNPRTIDTHVLSLRKKVELDPRQPSLIQTIRNVGYRFNMEILNTNLSPSPTKLAKERFSNQRSTLSTQRS